The following coding sequences are from one Buchnera aphidicola (Nippolachnus piri) window:
- a CDS encoding BolA family protein: MKKFILEKLQKKIILHYLKIYNDTKLHKKTNNQKKHYTFVIVSKNFSNISLLNRHKLIYKIFRKYIPKNIYSLNLFTYTIEEWSKKKFIIKKNICLKKNI; this comes from the coding sequence ATGAAAAAATTTATTTTAGAAAAATTACAAAAAAAAATAATTTTACATTATTTAAAAATTTATAATGATACAAAATTACATAAAAAAACAAATAATCAAAAAAAACATTATACTTTTGTTATTGTCTCAAAAAATTTTTCAAATATTAGTTTACTAAATCGTCATAAATTAATTTATAAAATTTTTAGAAAATATATTCCAAAAAATATTTATAGTCTAAACTTATTTACTTATACAATCGAAGAATGGTCAAAAAAAAAATTTATAATTAAAAAAAATATTTGCTTAAAAAAAAATATTTGA
- a CDS encoding ATP-dependent Clp protease proteolytic subunit, with product MPYISTKKKTKNTFTSIPYVIEKNTYNENTYDIYSRLLKDRIIFLTGEINDNSSNLIIAQMLFLEAKNPNQDIFLYINSPGGIVTSGLSIYDTMQFIQPDINTICLGQACSMAALLLCSGTFGKRFCLPNSRIMLHQPSGGFQGQASDIMIQAQEIKKIKKKINTLIAFHTKNNIKKIKKDTNRDYFLSPKESLQYGIIDSIFTTRKK from the coding sequence ATGCCATATATATCCACTAAAAAAAAAACAAAAAATACATTTACATCTATTCCTTATGTAATTGAAAAAAATACATATAATGAAAATACTTATGATATTTATTCAAGGTTATTAAAAGATCGAATTATTTTTTTAACGGGTGAGATTAATGATAATTCTTCTAATTTAATAATAGCTCAAATGTTATTTTTAGAAGCTAAGAATCCTAATCAAGATATTTTTTTATATATTAACTCTCCAGGAGGAATCGTTACCTCTGGTTTATCTATTTATGATACTATGCAATTTATTCAACCAGATATAAATACCATTTGTTTAGGGCAAGCATGTTCTATGGCTGCCTTATTATTATGCTCCGGTACTTTTGGAAAAAGATTTTGTTTACCAAACTCTCGAATTATGTTACATCAACCTTCCGGAGGATTTCAAGGTCAAGCATCTGACATTATGATTCAAGCACAAGAAATCAAAAAAATTAAAAAAAAAATTAATACTTTAATTGCATTTCATACTAAAAATAATATTAAAAAAATTAAAAAAGATACTAATAGAGATTATTTTTTATCACCTAAAGAATCTTTACAATATGGAATTATTGATTCTATCTTTACTACTCGAAAAAAATAA